The Ranitomeya imitator isolate aRanImi1 chromosome 3, aRanImi1.pri, whole genome shotgun sequence genome has a window encoding:
- the LOC138670012 gene encoding gap junction beta-5 protein-like, whose amino-acid sequence MNWGIFQGLLSGASHFSTAFGRIWMSVVFVFRLLVYVVAAERVWADEQGEFDCNTKQPGCTNVCYDYYFPVSHIRLWALQLILVTCPSLLVIMHVAYREDRERKHRQRQGEDSGRLYMNTGKKRGGLWWTYLFSLIIKAAVDSIFLYIFHQIYKDYYLPAIVKCTLPPCPNIVDCFISRPTEKNIFTLFMVVTSIICILLNLIEIGYLVGKRCRELLAQQNQSHNVIAYLEKQEMFQVNNKLNEKIDMLPSIHITPSGTKVK is encoded by the coding sequence ATGAACTGGGGAATTTTCCAAGGACTTCTCAGTGGAGCAAGTCATTTCTCTACTGCATTTGGACGTATTTGGATGTCAGTGGTCTTTGTTTTCAGACTTCTGGTATATGTGGTGGCTGCCGAAAGAGTGTGGGCTGATGAGCAAGGTGAATTTGACTGTAATACAAAACAGCCAGGTTGCACTAATGTTTGTTACGATTACTACTTCCCAGTATCCCACATCAGGCTTTGGGCCCTCCAGCTAATTTTGGTTACTTGCCCTTCTCTTCTTGTCATCATGCATGTGGCATACAGGGAAGATCGAGAAAGAAAACATAGGCAAAGACAAGGAGAGGATAGTGGAAGACTATATATGAACACAGGTAAAAAGAGGGGAGGTTTATGGTGGACCTACCTTTTCAGCCTTATAATAAAGGCTGCAGTGGATTCAATTTTCCTCTACATCTTTCACCAGATCTACAAGGACTATTACCTTCCTGCTATTGTTAAATGTACATTGCCCCCATGTCCAAATATTGTGGACTGTTTCATATCAAGACCCacagaaaaaaacattttcacCTTGTTTATGGTTGTAACTTCTATAATTTGCATTCTGCTCAACCTAATAGAGATAGGATACTTGGTCGGTAAAAGATGTCGCGAGCTTCTGGCACAGCAAAATCAGTCTCATAATGTTATTGCATATCTCGAAAAACAAGAAATGTTTCAGGTCAACAACAAACTAAACGAAAAGATAGACATGTTGCCAAGCATTCATATAACACCATCTGGAACGAAAGTAAAATGA